The Elusimicrobiaceae bacterium genome includes a window with the following:
- a CDS encoding TlpA family protein disulfide reductase, whose translation MKIKTLCGLLLGTLLLGACVQVPDIPKAPTLDLSLPVAAEEEVVWQSQDYQGKPVLVAVMATWCPWCKRSLPALDATTAAFGDQVEVVGVFVDDDLATVKKVQKEHNIKSKILYQGDEAAHQLHAEGFPHIVLFDKNHKLVKVWSGYSDKLADEYKAEIDKLLK comes from the coding sequence AACGTTATGTGGCTTATTATTAGGCACCCTCTTACTGGGAGCCTGCGTGCAAGTGCCGGACATTCCCAAAGCTCCTACTTTGGATTTATCCTTACCGGTAGCTGCCGAAGAAGAAGTAGTTTGGCAATCCCAAGATTATCAAGGGAAACCGGTATTGGTGGCCGTAATGGCTACGTGGTGTCCGTGGTGTAAACGTTCTTTACCGGCCTTAGATGCTACGACTGCTGCCTTTGGGGATCAAGTGGAAGTAGTCGGCGTGTTTGTGGACGACGATTTGGCTACCGTCAAAAAAGTACAAAAAGAACACAATATTAAATCTAAAATTTTGTACCAAGGCGATGAAGCCGCTCATCAGTTGCATGCAGAAGGATTCCCGCACATCGTGTTGTTTGACAAAAATCACAAATTAGTCAAAGTATGGAGTGGTTATTCCGACAAACTGGCCGATGAATATAAAGCAGAAATTGACAAACTATTGAAATAA
- a CDS encoding DnaJ domain-containing protein: MAEYKDYYKILGVNKNATDAEIKKAFKTAARKYHPDLHPESEKAAMTEKFKDVNEAYAVLSDKQKRTIYDQVGQEGYQNYARGGGAGATGRGRSAYGGNPFGGGYQQYSGGNGNTYYNFSSNGGGNFGGADFSDFFQSIFGGLGGFGGMGGMQGFGGAGARASQRSGDTEAELALNLEDAHRGGQMQLTLPNGRNVTVKLPAGVGEGKRIKLKGYGNPTQRGNGDLYLTIKIRPHLTYRLEGDDLHTQVTLMPWTAALGGTIYVPTLDGPVQVKVPAGTHAGKKLKLSGKGLNSKGNLYVTLNIDVPRSLSKEQKELFAKLAQIS, translated from the coding sequence ATGGCAGAGTACAAAGATTATTACAAGATTTTAGGTGTAAACAAAAATGCAACCGATGCGGAAATAAAAAAGGCATTCAAAACGGCCGCACGTAAATATCATCCGGATTTGCATCCTGAATCCGAAAAAGCCGCAATGACGGAAAAATTCAAAGATGTCAATGAGGCTTACGCGGTGTTATCAGATAAACAGAAACGTACCATCTATGACCAAGTAGGACAGGAAGGATATCAAAATTATGCCCGCGGAGGCGGAGCCGGTGCTACCGGAAGAGGACGTTCTGCTTATGGCGGCAATCCGTTCGGCGGCGGATATCAGCAATATAGCGGCGGGAATGGCAACACCTATTATAATTTTAGTTCCAACGGCGGCGGTAATTTCGGCGGAGCAGATTTTAGTGATTTCTTTCAAAGTATTTTTGGCGGACTGGGCGGCTTTGGCGGGATGGGAGGCATGCAAGGTTTTGGCGGCGCCGGTGCGCGCGCCAGCCAGCGCAGCGGGGATACAGAAGCGGAACTGGCCTTAAATTTGGAAGATGCCCATCGGGGCGGCCAGATGCAATTAACCTTGCCAAACGGTCGCAACGTAACCGTTAAATTGCCGGCCGGTGTGGGGGAAGGAAAACGTATTAAACTGAAAGGATATGGAAACCCAACGCAACGGGGTAACGGAGATTTGTATTTAACGATTAAAATACGTCCGCATTTGACTTATCGTTTAGAGGGTGATGATTTGCATACGCAAGTAACGTTGATGCCGTGGACGGCCGCTTTGGGCGGGACGATTTATGTACCTACCTTGGACGGTCCTGTGCAAGTAAAAGTGCCCGCCGGAACACATGCCGGCAAAAAATTAAAGCTCAGCGGCAAAGGGCTTAACAGCAAGGGCAATTTGTATGTGACGCTTAATATTGACGTGCCGCGTAGCTTGAGTAAAGAACAAAAAGAATTGTTTGCTAAGTTAGCACAAATCAGTTAA
- a CDS encoding pilin gives MSRKAFTLIELLIVVLIIGILSAIAIPMYQGAVDKSHWSTMLPGAKAIKDAEEAFKMSNDGYTSEMGNLDVTMENNDLTFNLITPNNTSDPNVIRVTNSKLANVRLASYLDDNPKFAGQLHCEAATGDERANRLCGGLLQGQELTSADGYVGYLLDQEIDQGTCQNASRSWSTSKTKCYKTTAERCEALGMGVVASMDDQCGYENITNQTVGVEGTCISTVWGGCDRSKVSGGVIWCNGNSTNCGNSSTVTNGGVCVDNGVSNVNCYNVQFTNGSICYENSGNGCIASTYDSTSCCCGKHCPSNAPKCSDRGITCDPQYMK, from the coding sequence ATGTCAAGGAAAGCCTTTACTTTAATTGAACTATTAATCGTAGTTCTTATTATCGGTATTCTTTCTGCTATTGCAATACCGATGTACCAAGGAGCAGTGGACAAGAGTCATTGGAGCACAATGCTCCCGGGAGCCAAAGCGATAAAAGATGCAGAAGAAGCATTTAAGATGTCCAATGACGGATATACCAGTGAAATGGGAAATCTTGATGTGACTATGGAGAATAATGACTTAACATTTAATTTAATCACGCCCAATAACACCTCTGACCCCAATGTGATAAGAGTGACGAACAGTAAATTAGCTAATGTGCGTTTAGCGAGTTACTTAGATGATAATCCAAAATTTGCCGGACAACTACATTGTGAAGCGGCCACCGGAGATGAGCGCGCAAACCGGCTCTGCGGTGGTTTGTTACAAGGGCAAGAGCTAACGTCAGCTGACGGATATGTGGGATATCTTTTAGACCAAGAGATAGACCAAGGAACTTGTCAAAATGCCAGTCGCTCTTGGAGTACGAGTAAAACAAAATGCTATAAAACGACTGCGGAACGGTGCGAGGCATTAGGTATGGGTGTAGTAGCTAGCATGGACGACCAATGCGGATATGAAAATATCACTAACCAAACTGTGGGAGTAGAAGGTACTTGCATCAGTACGGTTTGGGGAGGATGTGATCGTAGTAAAGTGTCGGGGGGCGTTATTTGGTGCAATGGAAATAGTACAAATTGTGGTAACAGTAGTACAGTTACTAATGGTGGAGTATGTGTGGATAATGGTGTTAGTAATGTGAATTGTTATAACGTGCAATTTACAAATGGTTCTATTTGCTATGAAAATTCAGGAAATGGATGTATTGCTTCTACATATGATTCTACATCTTGTTGTTGTGGAAAGCACTGTCCTTCAAATGCCCCTAAATGTTCAGACCGAGGAATAACCTGTGACCCGCAATATATGAAATGA
- a CDS encoding OmpA family protein has product MSYFKTMLIVALAMMGMACASSEKTPEDADIPRLAERDPIIEIEAKKNEKLFKQTEKEMAESMQVPDINYLFDSIRPPEYSYELLDKLANILKKHKNMKLIIEGNTDIVGDRDYNYWLGASRAAAMKSYLVSRGVLADRIRIHSYGFDRPITLDTSREGRYTNRRVHFVLTTRDWQSVY; this is encoded by the coding sequence ATGTCCTATTTTAAAACGATGTTGATAGTCGCCTTGGCCATGATGGGTATGGCGTGTGCCTCTTCTGAAAAGACCCCGGAAGATGCGGATATTCCGCGTCTAGCCGAGAGAGACCCTATTATCGAAATAGAGGCCAAGAAAAATGAGAAGTTGTTCAAACAAACTGAGAAAGAAATGGCAGAAAGTATGCAAGTGCCGGATATCAATTATTTATTTGATTCAATTCGTCCGCCTGAATATTCTTATGAATTATTAGACAAGTTGGCTAATATTTTGAAAAAACATAAGAATATGAAATTGATTATTGAGGGGAACACAGATATTGTAGGCGACCGAGATTATAACTATTGGTTAGGTGCATCTCGTGCAGCGGCTATGAAATCTTATTTGGTCAGTCGTGGAGTATTGGCGGATCGAATTCGTATTCACTCGTATGGTTTTGACCGGCCGATTACGTTGGATACCAGTAGAGAAGGTCGTTACACCAACCGTCGTGTACACTTTGTGTTGACCACGCGGGACTGGCAATCTGTTTATTAA